One window from the genome of Verrucomicrobiia bacterium encodes:
- the cas10 gene encoding type III-B CRISPR-associated protein Cas10/Cmr2 produces the protein MNYWQEKLAAYLHDPPSKCLDIATHRERSKAAFRQAGFTDTEIGEYLAHADHTAAAADRFPFPKSQAAGLQCAFDGIRNTFLHPLSGARLPFHAEFKAVEEALDGENSVQPVLTAESLSSLKDDDERWRARFFAHWRLWPQRAMEHDYRLGFLPADTRIPDHTIWTHMQVVSALSGCIGADKRWQPAFLKFQLGPVQEFIAAARSTRDLWSGSYLLSWLMAAGLKALSAEVGPDAVVFPNLRNQPLFDLHWRGDLWSKVHIGSASVWESLRCDASERAKRSKQGSHIDNPDLDLLTPNLPNVFLAVVPADRANELGHLVDRTIRDEWHAICQSVWSKVEPSALLNFLPPGLARIDARKRFDDHTQRFLSIAWQALPWPESLSGARALAAQLPAATHANGEKTLLERFDAVVSAARQDMPMDHRDGRFYIGGDAGPKDELANTGLAWALLTAVNGWCLDAVRQTRDFTAWKSGGWNESGVAQTKDGLTGKEEMLFGGTGFSKSVEELPGDWPNLFKHDDPVGAITLVKRVWHTSWLADKWKLQTRRDRFPMPDTRMLADHESFTDAAEDQGESDSNKEGSGRYFAVLALDGDQIGKWVSGEKTPAYRSVLATYGDQDTAAIEYFTRNSNPDGQGMLQDRFARLLDTRRLVSPSYHLQFSECLSNFALYCARPIVEAFDGRLIYAGGDDVVAMLPADTALPCAQALRMAFQGNQVLDADGRPLFSSPVPGFLTSMTLHDGRTHPIPFLVPGPEADCSVGVAIAHFKSPLQDVVREAQRAEKRAKEKRELDRSAVAVTLMKRSGETIQWGCKWESTGLDALAAVINGMNDEVVSAKFPHRIVALVEGYRTDRNKSLGRTRPTDSFEPLVGQILRHDIDTAIDRQRGTKYSPEEAEEIRNRILGYLNSPLLPDAAARIDALIGLCQTAAFAHRTSQD, from the coding sequence ATGAACTACTGGCAAGAGAAGCTCGCCGCCTACCTCCACGATCCACCCAGCAAGTGCCTGGACATCGCCACGCACCGGGAACGGTCCAAGGCCGCCTTCAGGCAGGCCGGGTTCACCGACACAGAGATTGGGGAATACCTCGCCCATGCCGATCACACCGCTGCCGCGGCCGATCGCTTTCCGTTCCCCAAGTCCCAGGCAGCCGGCCTTCAGTGCGCCTTCGATGGCATCCGAAATACGTTCCTGCATCCGCTGTCCGGCGCGAGACTTCCCTTCCATGCCGAGTTCAAGGCCGTCGAGGAGGCGCTGGACGGCGAGAACAGTGTCCAACCAGTGCTCACAGCCGAGTCGCTCTCCTCATTGAAAGACGACGATGAACGATGGCGTGCCCGCTTCTTTGCCCACTGGCGTCTCTGGCCCCAGCGCGCCATGGAACACGACTACAGACTCGGGTTTCTTCCGGCGGATACCCGCATCCCCGACCACACCATCTGGACCCACATGCAGGTGGTGTCGGCTCTCTCCGGCTGCATTGGCGCTGATAAGCGCTGGCAACCCGCCTTCCTCAAGTTCCAACTCGGCCCCGTTCAAGAGTTCATCGCCGCCGCCCGCAGTACCCGCGATCTCTGGAGCGGCAGTTACCTCCTCTCATGGCTCATGGCCGCCGGATTGAAGGCCCTCTCAGCCGAAGTCGGGCCGGATGCGGTGGTTTTTCCGAACCTCAGGAATCAGCCGCTCTTCGACCTTCATTGGCGAGGCGACCTGTGGAGCAAGGTCCACATCGGGAGTGCCTCTGTATGGGAGTCCCTGCGTTGTGACGCCTCCGAGCGCGCCAAGCGCTCCAAACAAGGCTCCCACATCGACAATCCGGACCTCGACCTCCTCACCCCCAATCTTCCCAATGTCTTCCTCGCTGTCGTTCCGGCCGACCGCGCCAACGAGCTGGGCCATCTCGTGGACCGCACCATCCGGGACGAATGGCATGCCATCTGCCAGTCCGTATGGAGCAAGGTCGAGCCGTCAGCCCTCCTGAACTTCCTTCCCCCGGGTCTGGCCCGCATCGACGCCAGGAAAAGGTTCGATGACCATACCCAGCGCTTCCTGAGCATCGCCTGGCAAGCCCTTCCCTGGCCCGAGTCGCTGTCCGGCGCCCGCGCCCTCGCGGCACAGCTTCCCGCGGCAACGCACGCGAACGGGGAGAAGACCCTCCTCGAACGCTTCGATGCCGTGGTCAGCGCGGCCAGGCAAGACATGCCCATGGACCACCGCGACGGTCGCTTCTACATCGGTGGCGACGCCGGCCCGAAGGATGAACTCGCCAATACCGGCCTCGCCTGGGCCCTCCTCACGGCCGTCAACGGCTGGTGCCTCGATGCCGTCCGCCAAACCCGGGATTTCACCGCCTGGAAATCCGGGGGATGGAACGAATCCGGCGTCGCCCAAACCAAGGATGGCCTGACCGGGAAGGAGGAAATGCTGTTCGGAGGCACAGGGTTTTCCAAAAGTGTAGAGGAACTGCCAGGAGACTGGCCCAATCTCTTCAAGCACGACGATCCCGTCGGCGCCATCACGTTGGTCAAGCGCGTCTGGCACACGTCATGGCTCGCGGACAAGTGGAAACTGCAGACAAGGCGCGACCGGTTCCCCATGCCCGACACGCGCATGCTGGCGGACCATGAGTCGTTCACCGACGCAGCCGAAGACCAAGGTGAATCCGACTCGAACAAGGAAGGCTCCGGCAGGTACTTCGCCGTGCTCGCACTCGACGGCGACCAGATTGGCAAGTGGGTTTCGGGCGAGAAGACACCCGCTTATCGATCTGTCTTAGCCACCTACGGCGATCAAGACACCGCAGCCATCGAGTACTTCACTCGCAACAGCAACCCCGACGGCCAGGGCATGCTCCAGGATCGCTTCGCCAGACTGCTAGACACCCGCCGCCTGGTTTCCCCCAGTTATCATCTCCAATTCAGCGAATGCCTCAGCAATTTCGCCCTGTACTGCGCCCGCCCAATTGTGGAGGCCTTCGACGGGCGCCTCATCTACGCCGGAGGCGACGACGTGGTGGCCATGTTGCCCGCCGACACCGCCCTGCCGTGTGCCCAAGCCCTGCGGATGGCCTTTCAGGGAAACCAAGTCCTGGATGCGGACGGGAGACCGCTGTTCTCCAGCCCAGTCCCGGGCTTCCTGACCTCGATGACCCTTCACGATGGGCGCACTCACCCGATTCCCTTCCTCGTCCCCGGTCCAGAAGCCGACTGCTCGGTCGGTGTCGCCATCGCCCACTTCAAATCCCCCCTCCAGGACGTCGTGCGCGAGGCCCAACGCGCCGAGAAGCGTGCAAAAGAAAAGCGGGAACTCGACCGCAGTGCCGTTGCGGTCACGCTCATGAAACGTTCCGGCGAGACGATCCAATGGGGCTGCAAGTGGGAGAGCACAGGGCTCGACGCACTGGCCGCGGTCATCAACGGAATGAATGACGAAGTAGTCAGCGCGAAGTTCCCCCATCGTATCGTCGCCCTGGTCGAGGGCTATCGGACTGACCGCAATAAGTCGCTGGGTCGCACGCGGCCGACGGACAGCTTCGAACCTCTCGTCGGCCAGATCCTTCGACACGACATCGACACCGCCATCGATCGCCAGCGCGGAACGAAGTATTCTCCAGAAGAAGCCGAGGAGATCCGGAACAGGATCCTCGGCTATCTCAATTCGCCCTTGCTGCCCGACGCAGCCGCCAGGATCGATGCCCTCATCGGTCTCTGCCAGACGGCCGCCTTCGCTCACCGAACCTCCCAGGACTGA
- a CDS encoding TIGR02584 family CRISPR-associated protein → MTPPDATHSADSPTATATGTAPSAPGTSIIAPDTVLLAVTGMSPAVLTETVWALAHQPEPVIPARIVVVTTALGRTRIERDLFGPSPRFKGQTPWLTLRDALADAGHPVEGRLRFGTTSDDIRVITAVDPATGCSRELADIRTPSDNEAAADFLLGQVRQFVENADIHLIASVAGGRKTMGALLYACLTLAGRETDRLTHVLVNEPFETTPDFFFPAQPGGPLSSRDNRPLDPATAVIELADVPFVPLRNLFTRELGRNAGTFSRLIDNCREEVRKAAGQNVGLTIYRERRLIDIQGTRVELAPQEHLLLLCLATRRNQGEPTLDSFADAVRAVDDFRRDLAQTAPLNDFSDWRHSTAVNEAFDTDQKIRRAVSSIRRKLQSAGGNAYLLAPALPQKGRFSLEIEPALICIL, encoded by the coding sequence ATGACACCTCCCGACGCCACCCACTCCGCCGACTCCCCGACCGCCACCGCCACCGGAACCGCCCCCTCCGCCCCGGGCACCTCCATCATCGCCCCCGACACCGTCCTCCTGGCGGTCACCGGCATGTCCCCCGCCGTCCTCACCGAAACCGTCTGGGCCCTCGCCCACCAACCCGAACCCGTGATTCCCGCCCGGATCGTCGTGGTCACCACCGCCCTCGGCCGCACCCGCATCGAACGCGACCTCTTCGGGCCCTCCCCCCGCTTCAAGGGCCAGACCCCCTGGCTGACCCTGCGAGACGCCCTCGCCGACGCCGGCCATCCCGTCGAAGGCCGCCTCCGCTTCGGCACCACCTCCGACGACATCCGCGTCATCACCGCCGTCGATCCCGCCACCGGTTGCTCCCGCGAACTCGCCGACATCCGCACCCCCTCCGACAACGAAGCCGCCGCCGACTTCCTCCTCGGACAGGTCCGCCAGTTCGTCGAAAACGCCGACATCCATCTCATCGCCTCCGTCGCCGGCGGACGCAAAACCATGGGCGCCCTCCTCTACGCCTGCCTCACCCTTGCCGGACGCGAAACCGACCGCCTCACCCACGTCCTCGTCAACGAACCCTTCGAAACCACCCCCGACTTCTTCTTCCCCGCCCAACCCGGCGGCCCCCTCTCATCGCGCGACAACCGGCCCCTCGACCCCGCCACCGCCGTCATCGAACTCGCCGACGTCCCCTTCGTCCCCCTCCGCAACCTCTTCACCCGCGAACTCGGCCGCAACGCCGGCACCTTCTCCCGCCTCATCGACAACTGCCGGGAGGAGGTCAGAAAGGCCGCCGGACAGAATGTTGGCCTTACCATCTACCGTGAACGCCGCCTCATAGACATTCAGGGCACGCGCGTGGAACTCGCCCCCCAGGAGCATCTGCTCCTCTTGTGTCTGGCCACCCGCCGCAATCAGGGCGAACCCACCCTGGACTCCTTCGCGGATGCCGTCCGGGCGGTGGACGATTTCCGTCGCGACCTCGCCCAAACCGCACCCTTGAACGACTTCTCCGACTGGCGCCATAGCACCGCTGTCAACGAGGCTTTCGACACCGATCAGAAGATCCGTCGAGCGGTCTCCTCCATACGCCGGAAGCTCCAATCGGCCGGTGGAAACGCCTATCTCCTTGCCCCCGCCCTTCCCCAAAAGGGACGCTTTTCCCTGGAAATCGAACCCGCCCTCATCTGCATCCTCTGA